GCAGGGCTATGATTCTACACTGGCCGCATTTGACCAGAGCTTAAGCAAGCTGGGACTGGATTATGCCGATCTCTACCTGGTACACTGGCCGATCCGGGCCAAATACAAAGACACCTGGCGCGCCATTGAGAAGCTGTATGCAGACGGTAAAGTCCGCGCCATCGGAGTATCCAACTTCCAGATCAATCATCTGGAGGATCTGCTGGCTGACGCTACCGTGAAGCCGATGGTCAACCAGGTGGAGCTGCATCCGCTGCTTAACCAGCTTGAGCTCCGCGAATATTGCAAGGCGCAGGGCATTCAGATTGAAGCTTGGGCCCCGCTGGCCCAAGGGCATCTGCTGGATAATGAGGTACTGGCTGATATTGCAGCCCGACACAACAAAACACTGCCGCAGGTCATCCTGCGCTGGGATCTGCAGAACGGAATCGTGACGATTCCGAAGTCGGTCAAAGAGGAGCGGATTATTGCGAATGCCGATATTTTTGACTTCGAGCTGTCTGAAGAGGAGATCAGCCGGATCAACGGCTTGAACCGCGATCAGCGCTTCGGCTCTCACCCGGACCGGTTCAATAACGAGTAAAGGGCCCGGCGGTCTCTTTCGAATATTTGCTAGATTCGGACATACACATAAGAGA
This genomic interval from Paenibacillus sp. FSL H8-0332 contains the following:
- a CDS encoding aldo/keto reductase — its product is MMMNLKSATKLANGVEMPWFGLGVFKVQEGQEVIDSVKAAIKAGYRSIDTASVYGNEEGVGQAIRESGVAREELFITTKVWNTEQGYDSTLAAFDQSLSKLGLDYADLYLVHWPIRAKYKDTWRAIEKLYADGKVRAIGVSNFQINHLEDLLADATVKPMVNQVELHPLLNQLELREYCKAQGIQIEAWAPLAQGHLLDNEVLADIAARHNKTLPQVILRWDLQNGIVTIPKSVKEERIIANADIFDFELSEEEISRINGLNRDQRFGSHPDRFNNE